The Canis lupus familiaris isolate Mischka breed German Shepherd chromosome 14, alternate assembly UU_Cfam_GSD_1.0, whole genome shotgun sequence genome window below encodes:
- the LRRN3 gene encoding leucine-rich repeat neuronal protein 3 — MKDMPLRIHVLLGLAITTLVQAVDKKADCPQLCTCEIRPWFTPRSIYMEASTVDCNDLGLLNFPARLPADTQILLLQTNNIAKIEYSIDFPVNLTGLDLSQNNLSSVTNINVKKMPQLLSVYLEENKLTELPEKCLSGLSNLQELYINHNLLSTISPGAFIGLHNLLRLHLNSNRLQMINSKWFDALPNLEILMIGENPIIRIKDMNFKPLINLRSLVIAGINLTEIPDNALVGLENLESISFYDNRLIRVPHVALQKAINLKFLDLNKNPINRIRRGDFSNMLHLKELGINNMPELISIDSLAVDNLPDLRKIEATNNPRLSYIHPNAFFRLPKLESLMLNSNALSALYHGTIESLPNLKEISIHSNPIRCDCVIRWINMNKTNIRFMEPDSLFCVDPPEFQGQNVRQVHFREMMEICLPLIAPESFPSNLDLEAGSYVSLHCRATAEPQPEIYWITPSGQKLLPNTLKDKFYVHSEGTLDINDITPSEGGLYTCIATNLVGADLKSVMIKVDGSFPQDNNESLNIKIKDVQANSVLVSWKASSKILKSSVKWTAFVKTENSHAAQSARIPSDVKVYNLTHLNPSTEYKICIDIPTIYQKTRKECVNVTTKGLDPDQREYEKSNTTTFMACLGGLLGIIGVICLYSCLSQQMNCDGGHSYMRNYLQKPTFTFSELYPPLINLWETGKEKSTALEVKATVIGVPTNMS, encoded by the coding sequence ATGAAGGACATGCCACTCCGAATTCATGTGCTACTTGGCCTAGCTATCACTACACTAGTACAAGCTGTAGATAAAAAAGCGGATTGCCCACAATTATGTACATGTGAAATCAGGCCTTGGTTTACACCCAGATCCATTTATATGGAAGCATCTACTGTGGATTGTAACGATTTAGGTCTTTTAAATTTCCCAGCCAGATTGCCTGCTGACACACAGATTCTGCTCCTACAGACTAACAATATTGCAAAAATTGAATACTCCATAGACTTTCCAGTAAACCTTACCGGCCTGGACTTATCTCAAAACAATTTATCTTCAGTCACCAATATTAATGTAAAAAAGATGCCTCAGCTTCTTTCTGTGTATTTAGAGGAAAACAAACTAACTGAGCTTCCTGAAAAATGTCTGTCTGGACTGAGCAACTTACAAGAACTCTATATTAATCACAATTTGCTTTCTACAATTTCCCCCGGAGCTTTTATTGGCCTACATAATCTTCTTCGACTTCATCTCAATTCAAATAGATTGCAGATGATCAACAGTAAGTGGTTTGACGCTCTTCCCAATCTGGAGATTCTGATGATTGGGGAAAATCCAATCATCAGAATCAAAGACATGAACTTTAAGCCGCTTATCAATCTTCGCAGTCTGGTTATAGCTGGTATAAACCTCACAGAAATACCAGATAATGCCTTGGTTGGACTTGAAAACTTAGAAAGCATCTCTTTTTACGACAACAGGCTTATTAGAGTGCCCCATGTTGCTCTCCAAAAAGCTATAAACCTCAAATTCTTGGATCTAAATAAAAATCCCATTAATAGAATACGGAGAGGTGATTTCAGCAATATGCTACACTTAAAAGAGTTGGGAATAAATAATATGCCTGAGCTGATTTCCATCGACAGTCTTGCTGTGGATAACCTGCCAGAtctaagaaaaatagaagctACAAACAACCCAAGGTTGTCTTACATTCACCCAAATGCATTTTTCAGACTACCCAAGCTGGAATCACTCATGCTGAACAGCAATGCCCTTAGTGCCCTGTACCATGGTACAATTGAGTCTCTGCCAAACCTCAAGGAGATCAGCATACATAGCAATCCCATCAGGTGTGATTGCGTCATCCGTTGGATTAATATGAACAAAACCAACATTCGATTTATGGAACCAGACTCACTATTTTGCGTGGACCCACCTGAATTTCAAGGCCAAAATGTTCGGCAGGTGCATTTCAGGGAAATGATGGAAATCTGTCTCCCCCTAATAGCTCCTGAGAGCTTTCCTTCTAATCTGGATTTAGAAGCTGGGAGCTATGTTTCCTTGCATTGTAGAGCTACTGCAGAGCCACAGCCTGAAATCTACTGGATAACACCTTCTGGCCAAAAACTCTTACCTAATACTCTGAAAGACAAGTTCTATGTACATTCTGAAGGCACACTAGATATAAATGACATAACCCCATCAGAAGGGGGCCTATATACTTGCATAGCAACTAACCTGGTTGGTGCTGACTTGAAGTCTGTTATGATCAAAGTGGATGGTTCTTTTCCCCAGGATAACAATGAatccttaaatattaaaataaaagatgttcaGGCCAATTCAGTTCTGGTGTCTTGGAAAGCAAGCTCTAAAATTCTCAAATCCAGTGTTAAATGGACAGCCTTTGTCAAGACTGAAAATTCCCATGCTGCCCAAAGTGCTCGAATACCATCTGATGTCAAGGTATATAATCTTACTCACCTGAACCCATCAACTGAGTATAAAATTTGTATTGATATCCCCACCATCTatcaaaaaaccagaaaagaatgtGTAAATGTCACCACAAAAGGTTTGGACCCTGATcaaagagaatatgaaaagagTAACACCACAACCTTTATGGCCTGCCTTGGAGGTTTACTAGGGATTATTGGTGTGATATGTCTTTACAGTTGCCTCTCTCAACAAATGAACTGTGATGGTGGACATAGCTATATGAGGAATTACTTACAGAAACCAACCTTCACATTTAGTGAGCTTTATCCTCCTCTAATCAACCTCTGGgaaacaggcaaagaaaaaagtACAGCATTGGAAGTGAAAGCAACTGTTATAGGAGTGCCAACAAATATGTCCTAA